In a single window of the Amycolatopsis sp. cg5 genome:
- a CDS encoding methyltransferase domain-containing protein: MTTTALPWDARARDLADRLTKDGVLRDPAWRTALEATPRHVFVPSFYRKEPESWVAVAGTEDWLDTVYSDSVLITAIARMPNGEQVPISSASEPSLMVRMLETLDIRDGHRVLEVGTGTGYNTALLSRRLGGDHVYSIDIGADLVESARERLATLGHHPTLTVGHGAQGVVGQALFDRILVTCAVPAIPWAWAEQLAVNGLVLADLEAGSGAGSLVLLRRYPDRLEGRFLPDWASFLPMRAADTAPEPPPRPSRVDEGAICWTEIDPTLPEERVPYFLAHTLIPPVLAMGERDDWITFTARDGSWCEVRREPEPDGKRMVCQGGPVRIWDRFLRTHRLWSAVGRPSWDRFGLTVTADGYHRVWLDDPDGDFRWTLPPH, encoded by the coding sequence ATGACGACGACCGCGCTGCCATGGGACGCGCGGGCCCGGGATCTGGCCGACCGCCTCACCAAGGACGGTGTGCTGCGCGATCCGGCGTGGCGCACCGCTTTGGAGGCCACGCCACGGCACGTGTTCGTGCCTTCGTTCTACCGCAAGGAACCCGAAAGCTGGGTCGCGGTAGCGGGCACCGAAGACTGGCTCGACACGGTGTATTCCGACTCCGTGCTGATCACGGCCATCGCCAGGATGCCGAACGGCGAGCAGGTGCCGATCTCATCCGCGTCCGAGCCGAGCCTGATGGTGCGCATGCTCGAAACACTCGACATCCGCGACGGCCACCGCGTGCTCGAAGTCGGCACCGGCACCGGCTACAACACCGCGTTGCTCAGCCGCAGACTCGGCGGCGACCACGTCTACTCGATCGACATCGGCGCCGACCTGGTCGAATCCGCCAGGGAACGCCTCGCCACACTCGGCCACCATCCGACGCTGACCGTCGGCCACGGCGCCCAAGGCGTTGTCGGCCAAGCACTTTTCGACCGTATTCTGGTCACCTGCGCGGTGCCGGCGATCCCTTGGGCGTGGGCCGAGCAGCTGGCCGTCAACGGCCTCGTGCTGGCCGACCTCGAAGCAGGCTCCGGCGCGGGCAGCCTGGTGCTGCTGCGCCGTTATCCCGACCGCCTGGAGGGCCGGTTTCTGCCCGACTGGGCCTCATTCCTCCCCATGCGCGCCGCCGACACCGCCCCCGAGCCACCCCCACGCCCCTCCCGCGTCGACGAAGGCGCCATCTGCTGGACGGAAATCGACCCCACCCTCCCCGAAGAGCGCGTCCCGTATTTCCTCGCCCACACCCTCATCCCACCCGTACTGGCCATGGGCGAGCGCGACGACTGGATCACCTTCACCGCCCGCGACGGCTCCTGGTGCGAAGTCCGCCGCGAGCCCGAGCCCGACGGCAAGCGCATGGTCTGCCAAGGCGGCCCCGTCCGCATCTGGGACCGCTTCCTCCGCACCCACCGCCTCTGGTCCGCCGTCGGCCGCCCCAGCTGGGACCGCTTCGGCCTGACGGTCACCGCCGACGGCTACCACCGCGTCTGGCTCGACGACCCGGACGGCGACTTCCGCTGGACCCTCCCGCCCCACTGA
- the hrpA gene encoding ATP-dependent RNA helicase HrpA, with amino-acid sequence MSTPSPLGALRARLPELMSRDQHRLRRRLDGARNARDKDKVAAQITADIEAAELRVRNRRESVPAIKYPEELPVSQRKDDIAAAIKDHQVVIVAGETGSGKTTQLPKICLELGLGIRGQIGHTQPRRLAARTVAERIASELDTELGQTVGYKVRFTDESGQNTLVKLMTDGILLAEIQTDRMLRQYDTLIIDEAHERSLNIDFILGYLKQLLPRRPDLKVIITSATIDPERFSKHFGDAPIVEVSGRTYPVEVRYRPIVDPDDPDGDPDRDQTQAICDAVDELMVEGPGDILVFLSGEREIRDTADALSKQDLRSTEILPLYARLSSADQHRVFQRHSGRRVVLATNVAETSLTVPGIKYVIDPGTARISRYSHRTKVQRLPIEAVSQASANQRKGRCGRTSDGICIRLYSEDDFDARPEFTDPEILRTNLASVILQMTSLGLGDIAAFPFVEPPDRRQVTDGIQLLQELGAFDPEATDDRKRLTETGRKLALLPVDPRMARMVLEAATNGCVREVMIIAAALSIQDPRERPAEKQQAADEKHARFVDKTSDFLAYLNLWEYLKEQQKALSSNQFRRLCRNEYLNYLRVREWQDIYSQLRQLAKPLGITLNSENADPQHVHTSLIAGLLSHIGLKDPAKGDYLGARSARFSVFPGSALFKKQPRWVMSAELVETSKLWGRVNARVEPEWIEPLAAHIVKRSYSEPHWERRQGAVMAIEKVTLYGIPLIVDRRVNYGRIDPELSRELFIRHALVDGDWTTRHHFFAENRALLEEVEDLENRARRRDILVDDETLFEFYDQRVPADVVSARHFDSWWKKARHEQPDQLSFEKHMLINSSAGDVSERDYPDMWRHGGQTFKLTYQFEPGADADGVTVHIPLAVLNQVTEDGFDWQVPGLREELVTSLIKSLPKQIRRNFVPAPDHAKLVLSRVSPADGPLLDVVADELEALRGVEIPHDAWQLSAVPEHLKITFRVLDKNKKVAEGKDIEALKRDLSGEVRASISAAASSVEKAGLTKPAFGELPKVFAGKRAGHDVKAYPALVDEGETVAVRLLDTPAQQAHAMWAGTRKMLRLNVPSPVKYAVRNLNNQAKLVLNRNPHGSVAALLEDCVDCAIDKLVTDNGGPVWDEAGFATLQEKVRAGLNAGTLTVLFEAERILRAANDVETRLADTRGPAESLADIRAQLKGLVHAGFLAETGQDRLPNVTRYLRGIERRLEKLPTEPTRDLQRMADIAWLLGEYKKALDAQPPGTSSPALRDVRWMIEELRVSFFAQTLGTAYPVSLKRVVRALDDATG; translated from the coding sequence ATGTCCACTCCATCCCCGCTCGGCGCGTTGCGCGCCCGCCTGCCCGAACTCATGTCGCGCGACCAGCACCGGTTGCGGCGGCGGCTCGACGGTGCCCGCAACGCGCGTGACAAGGACAAGGTCGCCGCGCAGATCACCGCCGACATCGAGGCGGCCGAGCTACGTGTGCGGAACCGGCGCGAGAGCGTCCCGGCGATCAAGTATCCCGAAGAACTGCCGGTCAGCCAGCGCAAGGACGACATCGCCGCGGCGATCAAGGACCACCAGGTCGTGATCGTCGCCGGGGAGACCGGCTCCGGCAAGACCACCCAGCTGCCCAAGATCTGCCTCGAACTCGGCCTCGGCATCCGCGGCCAGATCGGGCACACCCAGCCGCGCAGGCTCGCCGCCCGCACGGTCGCCGAGCGCATCGCGAGCGAGCTGGACACCGAACTCGGCCAGACGGTCGGCTACAAGGTGCGGTTCACCGACGAGTCCGGGCAGAACACGCTGGTCAAGCTGATGACCGACGGCATACTGCTGGCCGAGATCCAGACCGACCGGATGCTGCGTCAGTACGACACGCTGATCATCGACGAGGCGCACGAGCGCAGCCTCAACATCGACTTCATCCTCGGCTATCTCAAGCAGCTCCTGCCGAGGCGTCCCGATCTCAAGGTGATCATCACTTCGGCGACCATCGACCCCGAGCGCTTCTCGAAGCATTTCGGTGACGCGCCGATCGTCGAGGTGTCCGGGCGGACGTACCCGGTCGAGGTCCGCTATCGCCCGATCGTCGACCCCGATGATCCCGACGGCGATCCCGACCGTGACCAGACACAGGCCATCTGCGACGCCGTCGACGAGCTGATGGTCGAAGGGCCCGGTGACATCCTCGTTTTCCTTTCCGGGGAACGGGAAATCCGTGACACGGCCGACGCGCTGTCCAAACAGGACCTGCGCTCCACCGAGATCCTGCCGCTGTACGCGCGGCTTTCGTCGGCGGATCAGCATCGGGTGTTCCAGCGCCACAGCGGACGCCGCGTCGTGCTCGCGACCAACGTCGCCGAGACGTCGCTGACCGTGCCGGGCATCAAGTACGTGATCGACCCCGGCACCGCGCGGATCTCCCGCTACAGCCACCGGACCAAGGTGCAGCGGTTGCCGATCGAGGCGGTCTCGCAGGCGTCCGCGAATCAGCGCAAAGGCCGATGTGGACGGACCTCGGACGGTATCTGCATCCGTCTGTACTCCGAGGACGACTTCGACGCGCGGCCCGAGTTCACCGATCCCGAGATCCTGCGCACCAACCTCGCTTCGGTCATCCTGCAGATGACCTCGCTCGGGCTCGGCGACATCGCCGCGTTCCCGTTCGTCGAGCCGCCGGACCGCCGTCAGGTCACCGACGGGATCCAGCTGCTGCAGGAACTCGGCGCGTTCGACCCCGAGGCGACCGACGACCGCAAGCGGCTCACCGAGACCGGCCGCAAGCTCGCGCTGCTCCCGGTCGACCCGCGCATGGCGCGGATGGTGCTGGAGGCGGCCACGAACGGCTGCGTACGCGAGGTCATGATCATCGCGGCCGCACTGTCCATTCAGGACCCGCGTGAGCGCCCGGCGGAGAAGCAGCAGGCCGCTGACGAAAAGCACGCGCGGTTCGTCGACAAGACCTCGGACTTCCTGGCCTACCTGAACCTATGGGAATACCTGAAGGAACAGCAGAAGGCGTTGTCCAGCAACCAGTTCCGCCGGTTGTGCCGCAACGAATACCTGAACTACCTGCGTGTGCGCGAGTGGCAGGACATCTACAGTCAGCTCCGCCAGCTCGCGAAGCCGCTCGGTATCACGCTCAACTCGGAGAACGCCGACCCGCAGCACGTGCACACCTCGCTCATCGCGGGCCTGCTGTCGCACATCGGCCTCAAGGACCCTGCCAAGGGCGACTACCTCGGCGCGCGGAGTGCGCGTTTCTCGGTGTTCCCCGGCTCGGCGTTGTTCAAGAAGCAGCCGCGCTGGGTGATGTCGGCGGAACTCGTCGAGACGTCGAAACTCTGGGGCCGCGTCAACGCCCGCGTCGAGCCGGAGTGGATCGAACCGCTGGCCGCGCACATCGTGAAACGGTCCTATTCGGAGCCGCACTGGGAGCGCAGGCAGGGCGCGGTGATGGCCATCGAGAAGGTCACGCTGTACGGCATCCCGCTGATCGTCGACCGCCGCGTCAACTACGGCCGCATCGACCCGGAGCTGTCTCGCGAGCTGTTCATCCGTCACGCGCTCGTCGACGGCGACTGGACCACCCGCCACCACTTCTTCGCCGAAAACCGCGCGCTGCTCGAAGAAGTCGAAGACCTGGAGAACCGCGCACGCCGCCGCGACATCTTGGTCGACGACGAGACCCTGTTCGAGTTCTACGACCAGCGTGTACCCGCCGACGTCGTGTCGGCACGGCATTTCGACAGCTGGTGGAAGAAGGCCCGGCACGAGCAACCGGACCAGCTCAGCTTCGAAAAGCACATGCTGATCAACTCGTCCGCCGGCGATGTCAGCGAGCGGGACTACCCGGACATGTGGCGCCACGGCGGCCAGACGTTCAAGCTGACCTACCAGTTCGAGCCGGGCGCGGACGCCGACGGCGTGACCGTGCACATCCCGCTCGCGGTGCTCAACCAGGTCACCGAGGACGGTTTCGACTGGCAGGTGCCCGGCCTGCGCGAGGAACTCGTCACCTCGCTGATCAAGTCGCTCCCGAAGCAGATCCGCCGCAACTTCGTCCCGGCGCCCGACCACGCGAAGCTCGTGCTCTCGCGCGTCAGCCCGGCCGACGGGCCGCTGCTCGACGTCGTCGCCGACGAACTCGAAGCACTACGCGGCGTCGAGATCCCGCACGACGCGTGGCAGCTGTCCGCTGTCCCGGAGCATCTGAAGATCACCTTCCGCGTGCTCGACAAGAACAAGAAAGTCGCCGAGGGCAAGGACATCGAGGCCCTCAAACGCGATTTGAGCGGCGAGGTCCGCGCGTCGATCTCGGCGGCCGCGAGCTCGGTCGAGAAGGCGGGCCTGACCAAACCGGCGTTCGGCGAACTGCCGAAGGTGTTCGCGGGCAAGCGCGCGGGCCACGACGTCAAGGCGTACCCGGCACTCGTGGACGAGGGCGAGACGGTCGCCGTGCGCCTGCTCGACACCCCCGCCCAGCAGGCGCACGCCATGTGGGCGGGCACCCGCAAGATGTTGCGGCTCAACGTGCCATCACCGGTCAAGTACGCCGTGCGCAACCTGAACAACCAGGCCAAACTCGTCCTCAACCGCAACCCGCACGGCAGCGTCGCGGCACTGCTGGAGGACTGCGTCGACTGCGCGATCGACAAGCTCGTCACCGACAACGGCGGTCCGGTCTGGGACGAAGCCGGTTTCGCTACACTGCAGGAAAAAGTCCGCGCCGGCCTCAACGCCGGAACGCTGACGGTGCTCTTCGAAGCCGAGCGCATCCTGCGCGCCGCCAACGACGTCGAGACCCGGCTCGCCGACACCCGAGGCCCCGCGGAGTCGCTCGCGGACATCCGCGCCCAGCTGAAAGGCTTGGTACACGCGGGTTTCCTCGCCGAAACCGGCCAGGACCGGCTGCCGAACGTCACGCGCTACCTCCGCGGCATCGAACGCCGTCTGGAGAAGTTGCCGACCGAGCCGACTCGCGACCTCCAGCGCATGGCCGACATCGCGTGGCTGCTCGGCGAGTACAAGAAGGCACTCGACGCCCAGCCGCCCGGCACTTCGTCGCCCGCGCTGCGTGATGTGCGGTGGATGATCGAGGAGCTGCGGGTCAGTTTCTTCGCGCAGACGCTCGGCACCGCGTATCCGGTGTCGCTCAAGCGTGTGGTCCGCGCGCTCGACGACGCGACCGGCTAG
- a CDS encoding lactate 2-monooxygenase — MTERFGSYQNEIYLQGYGGTLPLCSTDATKLEESAKELMGPGPFSYVAGAAGSGATARANRAAFDSWRIVPRMLTGATERDLSTTVLGTKLPGPLLVAPVGVQSIVHPDAEKATARAAASVGLPFILSTASSTSIEDAAEANGDGPRWFQLYWPSDHDVCASILARAKAAGFTTLVLTLDTWTLAWRPSDLDQAYLPFLQGEGCAVGFSDPVFRGLLEKTPEEDQPSAILRWIGMVTGTDHTWDQLSFLREHWDGPIVLKGIQHIDDARRAVDEGVDGIVVSNHGGRQVDGAIASLDVLPEIAAAVGDQLDVLFDSGIRTGADVLKAVALGAKAVLVGRPWVYGLAHGGEAGVRHVLRSLLADTDLTLGLSGHKSLAELSPEDLRRA; from the coding sequence GTGACCGAGCGGTTCGGCAGCTACCAGAACGAGATCTACCTGCAGGGGTACGGCGGCACGCTGCCGCTCTGTTCGACCGATGCCACCAAGCTCGAGGAGTCGGCGAAGGAATTGATGGGCCCCGGCCCGTTCTCCTACGTCGCGGGTGCCGCCGGCTCCGGTGCGACCGCGCGCGCCAACCGCGCGGCCTTCGACAGCTGGCGCATTGTGCCGCGGATGCTGACCGGGGCGACCGAACGGGATCTGTCCACGACCGTGCTCGGCACGAAACTGCCCGGCCCGCTGCTTGTCGCGCCCGTTGGCGTCCAGTCGATCGTGCATCCCGACGCGGAGAAGGCCACCGCTCGTGCTGCCGCGTCGGTCGGGCTGCCGTTCATCCTTTCGACGGCCTCGTCGACGAGCATCGAGGATGCGGCCGAGGCCAACGGTGATGGGCCGCGGTGGTTCCAGCTCTACTGGCCGAGCGATCATGACGTCTGCGCGAGCATCCTTGCCCGCGCGAAGGCAGCCGGGTTCACCACGCTCGTGCTCACGCTCGACACCTGGACGCTCGCGTGGCGACCGTCCGACCTCGATCAGGCGTACCTGCCGTTCCTGCAGGGCGAGGGCTGCGCGGTCGGGTTCAGTGACCCGGTGTTCCGCGGCCTGCTGGAGAAGACGCCGGAGGAGGACCAGCCGAGCGCGATCCTGCGGTGGATCGGCATGGTCACCGGCACCGACCACACCTGGGATCAGCTGTCGTTCCTGCGTGAGCACTGGGACGGCCCGATCGTCCTCAAAGGCATCCAGCACATCGACGACGCGCGTCGTGCCGTGGACGAGGGTGTCGACGGCATCGTCGTGTCCAATCACGGGGGTCGCCAGGTCGACGGCGCGATCGCGTCGCTCGACGTGCTGCCGGAGATCGCGGCGGCCGTCGGTGACCAGCTCGATGTGCTGTTCGACTCGGGGATTCGGACCGGCGCTGATGTGCTCAAGGCCGTCGCGCTCGGTGCGAAGGCCGTGCTCGTCGGCCGTCCTTGGGTTTACGGGCTCGCGCACGGCGGCGAGGCGGGCGTGCGTCACGTGCTGCGGAGCCTGCTCGCCGATACCGACCTGACGCTGGGGCTGTCCGGGCACAAGAGCCTGGCCGAGCTGAGCCCGGAGGACCTGCGCCGCGCGTGA
- a CDS encoding TetR/AcrR family transcriptional regulator, translating to MARLTRAESQARTREQLIATAKDLFLRDGYSATSLEKVADEAGYSKGAVYSNFRNKDELCLAVLDRIHEDQVAMIAEALVGADDMNGLITAFQSWAERSIGDEAWTALEVEFATNARRNPEVRHELAIRDKAIRDSIAALLTGYAEQFSITLPMSADDAATALLSLGIGLGVQRAIDPSIPVNVLPDVIRLFAGSPAG from the coding sequence ATGGCCCGACTGACCCGCGCCGAAAGCCAGGCACGCACCCGCGAACAGCTGATCGCCACCGCGAAGGACCTCTTCCTGCGCGACGGCTACTCGGCGACCTCGCTGGAGAAGGTGGCCGACGAGGCCGGCTACTCGAAGGGCGCGGTCTACTCGAACTTCCGCAACAAGGACGAGCTGTGCCTCGCGGTGCTCGACCGCATCCATGAGGATCAGGTCGCGATGATCGCCGAGGCGCTCGTCGGCGCCGACGACATGAACGGGCTGATCACCGCGTTCCAGTCCTGGGCGGAGCGCAGCATCGGCGACGAGGCGTGGACGGCGCTCGAAGTCGAGTTCGCCACCAACGCCAGGCGCAACCCCGAGGTCAGGCATGAGCTCGCGATCAGGGACAAGGCGATCCGCGACTCGATCGCGGCGCTGCTGACCGGATACGCCGAGCAGTTCTCGATCACACTGCCGATGTCGGCGGACGACGCGGCGACGGCGCTGCTCAGCCTGGGCATCGGACTCGGCGTGCAGCGCGCGATCGACCCGAGCATCCCGGTGAACGTGCTGCCCGACGTCATCCGGCTCTTCGCGGGTTCACCGGCGGGATAA
- a CDS encoding SDR family oxidoreductase: protein MFRSRYPAIDLNGAVIAITGGARGIGKATAEAFAARGAKVCVGDLDPGEKQYKLDVTDRASFQAFVDEITTEHGHIDVFVGNAGVMPLGGFLDEPDALSRTTLDVNVWGLIHGLRLVLPGMIARGRGHIVSIASMAGKIPLPGMAVYNASKFAAVGLTAAVRREYAGTGVSVSAVLPSAVRTELASGVSLGKGLPTVDPEDVADAVVASCRHRRAEIPVPRYVGGWDLLAAVTPEPVISLGRRLIGDDRALTAVDPEGRAAYERRVAGQTGA from the coding sequence GTGTTTCGTAGCCGCTATCCCGCGATCGACCTGAATGGCGCGGTCATCGCGATCACCGGTGGCGCCCGCGGCATCGGTAAGGCGACAGCCGAGGCGTTCGCCGCCCGAGGCGCGAAGGTCTGCGTCGGCGATCTCGACCCCGGCGAAAAGCAGTACAAGCTCGACGTCACCGACCGTGCGTCCTTCCAGGCTTTCGTCGACGAGATCACCACGGAGCACGGCCACATCGACGTTTTCGTCGGCAACGCGGGCGTGATGCCGCTCGGCGGTTTCCTCGACGAGCCCGACGCGCTGAGCCGCACGACGCTCGACGTCAACGTCTGGGGCCTGATCCACGGCCTGCGTCTGGTGCTGCCCGGCATGATCGCGCGCGGCCGAGGGCACATCGTCAGCATCGCGTCGATGGCGGGCAAGATCCCGTTGCCCGGCATGGCCGTCTACAACGCGAGCAAGTTCGCCGCTGTCGGCCTCACCGCCGCCGTCCGCCGCGAATACGCCGGCACCGGGGTCAGCGTCAGCGCCGTACTGCCCAGCGCGGTGCGCACCGAACTCGCCTCGGGCGTCTCGCTCGGCAAGGGCCTGCCGACCGTCGACCCCGAAGACGTGGCCGACGCCGTCGTCGCCAGCTGCCGTCACCGCCGCGCCGAAATCCCGGTGCCGCGCTATGTCGGTGGCTGGGATCTGCTCGCCGCGGTCACCCCGGAACCCGTGATCAGCCTGGGCAGGCGGCTCATCGGCGACGACCGCGCACTCACCGCGGTCGACCCCGAAGGCCGTGCCGCCTACGAACGCCGCGTCGCGGGCCAGACGGGCGCCTGA
- a CDS encoding DUF222 domain-containing protein, translated as MISTEPPDLQALPEWWRLEDDALLMAYVAREREKRRLDAEQGQILAEVESRGVRDVSGYATVAQMLVDWVQIKPAEAKARVERARALNPRQDGGMRIPALAPYAAAAALRGDLGPAQLDPIITALAGLPASVSTEDRETGEHILVDLARTAGPREITKAAVNLRDRLDPDGREPKDPDPVAPRRELEFVTHRDGTHGLKVKTDADTIARLKALLDPLAKPRPATEEEGRDARSQWQRWGDAFTEFVQMGILNPEIPTQAGDSVHVVVTISLDELRSGIGQGRLDLVGDISAAETRRMACDCKVIPVTLGSDGQPLDVGREQRLATPAQRRALAIRDRGCAFPGCDAPTQQCTAHHIIFWAHHGETKIDNLVLLCSRHHRLIHHSEWDVRIATDDHPEFIPPAFIDPARAPRRNTMHARA; from the coding sequence GTGATCAGCACAGAACCCCCTGACCTCCAAGCGCTACCCGAGTGGTGGCGTCTCGAGGATGACGCGCTGCTGATGGCGTACGTAGCGCGGGAGAGGGAGAAACGCCGTTTAGACGCGGAGCAGGGTCAGATCCTGGCCGAGGTTGAATCGCGTGGTGTGCGGGATGTGTCCGGCTATGCGACGGTGGCGCAGATGCTGGTGGACTGGGTCCAGATCAAACCCGCGGAGGCGAAAGCCCGCGTGGAACGCGCTCGCGCCCTCAACCCCCGCCAGGATGGTGGCATGCGGATTCCTGCGTTGGCGCCTTATGCCGCGGCGGCGGCGTTGAGGGGTGATCTGGGTCCAGCACAGCTGGATCCGATCATCACCGCGTTGGCCGGACTACCCGCGTCGGTGTCGACAGAGGACCGAGAGACCGGGGAACACATCCTGGTCGATCTGGCTCGTACGGCTGGTCCGAGGGAGATCACCAAAGCCGCCGTCAATCTGCGGGATCGGCTTGATCCTGATGGGCGTGAGCCGAAAGATCCCGATCCGGTGGCGCCGCGGCGGGAGCTGGAGTTCGTGACCCACCGAGACGGCACCCACGGCCTGAAAGTCAAAACCGACGCCGACACCATCGCCCGATTGAAAGCGCTGTTGGATCCGCTCGCCAAACCCCGCCCGGCCACCGAGGAGGAAGGCCGTGATGCCCGGTCGCAGTGGCAACGGTGGGGTGACGCGTTCACCGAGTTCGTGCAGATGGGCATACTCAACCCGGAAATCCCCACCCAGGCCGGGGACAGTGTGCACGTCGTGGTCACCATCAGCCTCGACGAACTCCGATCCGGCATCGGACAGGGCCGCCTGGACCTGGTCGGCGACATCAGCGCCGCCGAAACCCGCCGCATGGCCTGCGACTGCAAAGTCATCCCCGTCACCCTCGGCTCCGACGGCCAACCCTTAGATGTCGGCCGCGAACAACGCCTCGCCACCCCAGCACAACGGCGAGCACTGGCCATCCGCGACCGCGGCTGCGCATTCCCCGGCTGCGATGCGCCGACGCAGCAATGCACCGCCCACCACATCATCTTCTGGGCACACCACGGCGAAACGAAAATCGACAACCTCGTCCTGCTCTGCAGCCGACACCACCGACTGATCCACCACAGCGAATGGGACGTCCGCATCGCCACCGACGACCACCCGGAATTCATTCCACCGGCGTTCATCGACCCGGCCCGCGCTCCCCGTCGCAACACGATGCACGCCCGAGCCTGA
- a CDS encoding trans-acting enoyl reductase family protein has product MRTYDIVLFGATGFTGELTAEYLARHSPVGARWALAGRNQAKLEAVRERLARIDAEFAELPLLKADSTDPDSLRAVAESAKVVITTVGPYLEYGEPLVAACAEAGTDYVDLTGEPEFADRMYLKYHARAVETGARLVHACGFDSIPHDLGAYYTVKQLPEGVPITISGCVRAGGMPSGGTFNSALTAFSRVRQMVSTAKARAQAEPKPPKRRVRVEQGKPHRMPGSKFWAIPLPTIDPQIVGRSAAALEGYGPDFTYRHFAAIKRLPTIVAGAAGLSAIFVAAQLPPARKVLGKLRKPGDGPDAALRAKSWFSVRFVGEGGGQRVRTEVSGGDPGYDETAKMLAESALCLAHDDLPPTAGQVTTAAAMGDALLERLISAGIRFETVE; this is encoded by the coding sequence ATGCGGACCTACGACATCGTCCTGTTCGGTGCCACCGGCTTCACCGGTGAGCTGACCGCCGAGTACCTGGCGCGGCACAGTCCCGTCGGCGCGCGCTGGGCGCTGGCAGGCCGCAACCAGGCGAAACTCGAAGCCGTGCGCGAACGGCTCGCGCGCATCGACGCCGAGTTCGCCGAGCTGCCGCTACTCAAGGCCGACAGCACCGATCCGGACTCGCTGCGTGCCGTCGCGGAGTCGGCGAAGGTCGTGATCACCACCGTCGGGCCTTACCTCGAATACGGCGAGCCGCTCGTCGCGGCGTGCGCGGAAGCGGGGACCGACTACGTGGACCTGACCGGGGAGCCGGAGTTCGCCGACCGGATGTACCTCAAGTACCACGCACGCGCGGTCGAAACCGGCGCGCGGCTGGTGCACGCGTGCGGGTTCGACTCGATCCCGCACGACCTCGGCGCTTATTACACCGTCAAGCAGCTGCCTGAGGGTGTGCCGATCACGATCAGCGGTTGCGTGCGCGCGGGCGGGATGCCGTCCGGTGGCACGTTCAACTCGGCGCTGACCGCGTTCTCGCGCGTGCGGCAGATGGTGTCGACCGCCAAGGCTCGCGCACAGGCCGAGCCGAAGCCGCCGAAGCGTCGTGTGCGGGTGGAACAGGGCAAGCCGCACCGGATGCCCGGCTCGAAGTTCTGGGCCATTCCTTTGCCGACAATCGATCCGCAGATCGTCGGACGTTCGGCCGCCGCGCTCGAGGGCTACGGCCCAGATTTCACCTATCGGCATTTCGCGGCCATCAAACGGTTGCCGACGATCGTCGCGGGCGCCGCCGGGCTGTCCGCGATCTTCGTCGCGGCGCAGCTTCCGCCCGCTCGCAAGGTGCTCGGGAAACTGCGCAAACCCGGCGACGGGCCGGACGCCGCGCTGCGCGCGAAGTCCTGGTTCTCGGTGCGATTCGTCGGCGAAGGCGGTGGTCAGCGGGTCAGGACCGAGGTTTCGGGTGGTGACCCCGGCTACGACGAGACGGCCAAGATGCTCGCCGAGTCCGCGCTCTGCCTGGCGCACGACGACCTGCCGCCGACGGCCGGTCAGGTGACCACCGCGGCCGCGATGGGCGACGCGTTGCTGGAACGGCTGATTTCGGCGGGCATCCGATTCGAGACTGTCGAGTAG
- a CDS encoding carbon-nitrogen family hydrolase translates to MRTALVQVASPREESVTARRDRVAGMLADAAGADLVVLPELWPTGAFAFDTYSEDAEPIHGETVCAAREWARRLGAHLHLGSFLERGADGRLRNTSVLIGPDGAVLHTYRKVHVFGYQSREAELLTPGETVDTVDTSLGRLGTTTCYDLRFPELYRALVDKGAESIIVTSAWPDARLGHWRLFTTCRAVEEQVVLIACNGVGEQDDGVRLAGHSRVVDPWGEVLAEAGTAEGITFCDVDLGVIPTARKEFPALADRRLAQAPVWPATRRS, encoded by the coding sequence GTGAGGACTGCACTGGTTCAAGTGGCCAGCCCGCGCGAGGAAAGCGTGACGGCGAGGCGGGACAGGGTAGCGGGCATGCTCGCCGACGCGGCGGGCGCGGACTTGGTGGTGCTGCCCGAACTATGGCCGACCGGCGCGTTCGCGTTCGACACCTACTCCGAGGACGCCGAGCCGATCCACGGCGAAACCGTCTGCGCCGCCAGGGAATGGGCGCGGCGGCTCGGCGCGCATCTGCACCTCGGCAGTTTCCTCGAACGCGGCGCGGACGGCAGGCTGCGCAACACCTCGGTGCTCATCGGGCCGGACGGCGCGGTGCTGCACACGTACCGCAAGGTGCACGTTTTCGGTTACCAGTCCAGGGAAGCCGAGCTGCTGACGCCGGGCGAGACCGTCGACACGGTCGACACCTCGCTCGGCAGGCTGGGCACGACGACCTGCTACGACCTGCGCTTTCCCGAGCTGTACCGGGCGCTGGTCGACAAGGGCGCGGAGTCGATCATCGTGACGTCCGCGTGGCCGGACGCGCGGCTCGGGCACTGGCGGCTGTTCACCACCTGCCGCGCCGTCGAGGAGCAGGTCGTGCTCATCGCGTGCAACGGCGTCGGCGAGCAGGACGACGGTGTGCGGCTGGCCGGGCACAGCCGCGTCGTCGACCCGTGGGGTGAGGTGCTCGCCGAAGCCGGGACGGCCGAGGGCATCACGTTCTGCGACGTCGACCTCGGCGTCATCCCGACCGCGCGCAAGGAGTTCCCGGCGCTGGCGGACCGGCGTCTCGCTCAGGCGCCCGTCTGGCCCGCGACGCGGCGTTCGTAG